The following nucleotide sequence is from Triticum dicoccoides isolate Atlit2015 ecotype Zavitan chromosome 7B, WEW_v2.0, whole genome shotgun sequence.
AAACTTGATGGCAGATTTCGTGGGCACTTTCCAGAATCTTGATTCTAGATAATCCTGTGTGAAAAGAACTTGGCCCAAATGTTGACCTCAAAGGCCGGAAAACCCATAGGGGTGTGTCCACAACCTCCACATTTTCCTCATTGCACTAGATCCATTGTTGCCCTCGAAGTTGAACTGATCAAAATTTGAAAATGTGGTATAAGTTGCCATCCCTGGGCAGAACTTCATCAGTTTTGCTATTAAGCATCATGAGGTTATCTCAAAGCTTAGCAACCCTGAataagagggtgtttgtttccaaggacttattggtttagggacttaaaaaagtccctataagttccatctaaaccaaacaggagggacttatagggacctaaagtgggcatttgggacttatgaaataagactctcaaggagagtcttataGGAACTTATAGTTATAATATGGTCTTATAGGACAAGACAAACATGTAGGGACTTTTTAGAGACTTGAGCTTATAAATTGGGACTAAAAAAAATTCTAAGACTTATGAATCAAACAGGGCCTAAAAAGAGCGAATTAGCAGATATGACATGCCTCACACAAGTGGAATTTGCTTGCTTTCATGCCGTCAACACCCACCACCGGCCGCTACAGTATCCCCGCAGATTATTTTCCCCGTGCACGCTGCGTGTCTCCGGTCCATGCCACCAACTTCCCACCGGCATTCAAACATTCCCGACCTTTTTCTTGCAGTACAAATGAAGCATCTCCACCGGAATCCTAGCGACCAGTCCGTCCCGCCGCCGCTGCCATGGAGGATTGGCTCTTCTACTCGCTAACCACCATGCTCTGCCTCCTCAGCTCGCTGCTGCTGCGGGCCCGGGCCCGCAGCCCGTCCCATTCCGCGACGCTGACGCCGCCGCTGCCTCCAGGTCCGGTGCCGCTGCCGGTTCTGGGCCCGCTGCTCCACCTGGCGCGTCGCGACTTCGACCTGGAGCCCGTGCTGCGGCGCCTCGCGCGGGCCTACGGCCCGGTCTACTCCTTCGCGCCATTGGGGCTGGCGCGGCCGATGATATTCGTCGCGGCGCGAGGCCCGGCCCACCGCGCCCTCGTCCAGCGTGGCGCCGCCTTCGCCTCCCGCCCGCGCGCCaccgctcccgccgccgccgtgctcACCAGCGGCGGCCGTAACGTCAGCTCCGCGCCGTATGGGCCCACCTGGCGCGTGCTCCGTCGCACCCTCGCCTCCGGCGTGCTCAACCCGGCCCGCCTCCGCGCCTTCGCCCCCGCCCGGCGCTGGGTGCTCGACGTCCTCCTCTCCCGCATCCGctccggcggcggcgtcgtcgccGTCATGGAGCCCTTCCAGTACGCCATGTTCTGCCTCCTGGTGTACATGTGCTTCGGCGGCGATCGCCTCGGCGATGCGCGCGTGAGGGACATCGAGGCGCTGCAGCGTGACCTCCTCGCCAACTTCCTCAGCTTCCaggtcttctccttcctcccgcCGCTCACCAAGCTCGTCTTCCGCCGCCGGTGGAGCAAGCTCGTCTCGCTGCGCCGGCGGCAGGAGGAGCTCTTCGTCCCGCTCATCCGCGCCAGGAGGGAGGCCGGCGCTGGCGGCGACTGCTACGTGGATTCCCTGGTGAGGCTTGCCATCCCGGAGGATGGAGGGAGGGGGCTCACGGACGGCGAGATCGTCAGCCTCTGCTCCGAGTTCCTGAGCGCCGGGACCGACACCACTGCCACGGCGCTGCAGTGGATACTCGCGAACCTGGTCAAGAACCCGGCGATGCAGGACAGGCTAAGGGAGGAGGTCTCCACCGCCGTCGACGGCGAGCTGCGGGAGGAGGACCTGCAGGGGATGCCGTACCTCAAGGCCGTGGTGCTGGAGGGGCTGAGGCGGCACCCGCCGGGGCACTACGTGCTGCCGCACGCCGCGGCGGAGGAGACGACGCTGGACGGGTACCGCGTCCCGGCGGGCACGCCGGTAAACTTCGCGGTGGGCGACATCGGGCTGGACGAGGAGATCTGGACGGCGCCGTCGGAGTTCCGGCCGGAGCGGTTCCTGCCGGGCGGCGAGGGGGAGGACGTGGACCTCACCGGTAGCAAGGAGATCAAGATGATGCCGTTCGGCGCAGGCAGGAGGGTCTGCCCCGCCATGGCGCTGGCGCTGCTGCACCTCGAGTACTTCGTGGCCAACCTGGTGAGGGAGTTCGAGTGGCGggaggaggccggcgaggaggtggaCCTCACCGAGAAGCTCGAGTTCACGGTTGTCATGAGGCGGCCGCTCAAGGCGAGGGCTGTGCCGCTGAGGCAAGGAAGGCCCATCGCTGCCACGGGCTCAGGTTGATCGACGGGGGCCAACCATCTTCTCCTTTCCCGAATGTTTAGTACAGTAGTAGTACATCGTAGCTTCTCGCTGCTCATGATCATATAAAGATGGTAATTAGGTTAAGCTTGTCTTCTTGTTTTTCTTAATTTGCTTTTGTTTGCTAATGAAATGTAATGTGTGTGGTTTTCTAATCTAAAGACAGATTAGAATGAAATCAATGAACGTACAGGAGAACTATAAACGTGTATCGTGGGAAGTAGTTTGAAGGAAGACGCCTCACAACAGGGGCGATCGGCTCATATATATATGACACGGTTACAAAGGCTTGGAAGCCAAGAAACAATCTACAGGTATCAACAAGATATGGTAGGTACATGACATTTCCATCTATACAAGATCTACATACgttaacatccccccgcagtcagtgCATCGGTGGAGCGAATGCAAAGACTGTACCGAAAGTCCAAGAGCAACTGAGACGGTAGACCCTTCGTCATAATATCTGCAAACTGCTGCGAGGATGGCACATGAAGAACCCGAATCTGGCCGAGTGACACCTtttcccgaacaaaatgaatatcaatCTCGATATGCTTTGTACGACGATGCTGGACCGGGTTACAAGCCATGTAGACAGCGCTGGCATTATCACAAAAAACAACTGTCGCGGTATGGACCGGACGGTGAAGCTCATGAAGAAGCTGACGGAGCCAACAGCATTCCGCCACAACGTGAGCTACAGCATGATACTCGGCCTCAGCACTGGAGCGAGAAACCGTGGCCTGGCGTTTGGAGGACCAGGACACAAGGTTGTCGCCGAGATAGACACAATAGCCTGAAGTAGACCGGCGAGTGTCGGGACAGCCTGCCCAGTCGGCGTCCGAGTA
It contains:
- the LOC119340778 gene encoding cytochrome P450 89A2-like; this encodes MEDWLFYSLTTMLCLLSSLLLRARARSPSHSATLTPPLPPGPVPLPVLGPLLHLARRDFDLEPVLRRLARAYGPVYSFAPLGLARPMIFVAARGPAHRALVQRGAAFASRPRATAPAAAVLTSGGRNVSSAPYGPTWRVLRRTLASGVLNPARLRAFAPARRWVLDVLLSRIRSGGGVVAVMEPFQYAMFCLLVYMCFGGDRLGDARVRDIEALQRDLLANFLSFQVFSFLPPLTKLVFRRRWSKLVSLRRRQEELFVPLIRARREAGAGGDCYVDSLVRLAIPEDGGRGLTDGEIVSLCSEFLSAGTDTTATALQWILANLVKNPAMQDRLREEVSTAVDGELREEDLQGMPYLKAVVLEGLRRHPPGHYVLPHAAAEETTLDGYRVPAGTPVNFAVGDIGLDEEIWTAPSEFRPERFLPGGEGEDVDLTGSKEIKMMPFGAGRRVCPAMALALLHLEYFVANLVREFEWREEAGEEVDLTEKLEFTVVMRRPLKARAVPLRQGRPIAATGSG